The Punica granatum isolate Tunisia-2019 chromosome 4, ASM765513v2, whole genome shotgun sequence sequence TTTCGGAGGAAAATGCTTCTTTGCTTGTGAGTGGTAGTGATGGAGCCCCTCCGATTCGGTGGCTCTCAACAAGATATATCTTTTATATACGGTAGGGGAGAGTTACAACTCTCATTAACTTAGCGTTTCTCATACCACCAAATACAGCAAATAGTggtttcaaatttatttttatataacttAATAACTGCAAAGTTCCAAGTTCAAATTTTCTCCACGCATTTGTGTTAAAACATTTGCTAGAAGTTTGCTCTTTGACTTCGGCTTGAGGGACACCAACTTCCGTGATTAGAACTCTCATTAACTTACCGTTTCTCATACCACCAAAGGCGGTAATTAATggtttcaaatttattttcatataactTAATTACTGCAAAGTTCCAAGTTTAAATTTTCTCCATGCATTTGTGTTAAAACATTTGCTAGAGATTTGCTCTTTGACTTTAGCTTAGGGGACACCAGCTTCCGTGATTATACTAGGTCTTTAATGGTGATACGCTAACGGAACCAATGTTTGTATTTGTTGTTCAGTTTGTTGATATATTCGCAGTTGAATACGAAAATCCGAATATTGCTCATGAGAGCGGCAAAATTGTCACTACTACAGTCTaccttttatttataaaaaaatattacatatttaagaaaattggTAACATATTaagaaagttaaaataatattttaaatttaaagtaATTTGAGTATCAGTTTGAAATGgagtatttacctaaaatggcacatggtttgcccgttttgtcaaatctatcatatgctttttttagtcaaatctatctcatggtttactttttacatcaaatctatcccggcgttatcttttccgtcgacatctaacggtcgtgctgacgtggcgcctacgtggcaagtgtggcccactatctctccacgtgccacgtcagcacagccgttagatgttgacagaaaagataaagccgagatagatttgatgcaaaaagtaaaccatgggatatatttgacaaaaaaaatatgatagatttgacaaaacggacaaactaTGGgctattttaggtaaaaatcccGTTTGAATGTATGTAATTTTGTCATGAAAATAATTCGCTATAAGGCGCGGACAGtatttttttagtatatatataggagGATTCAGGCAATAATTTTCAAAGAGTAAGGCTTTTCTGTTGATTGAAATATTTCAAGAAATTCCACTAATGAGATTCTTTATTAAAATCGGGAGACAAAGGTACATGGACTCTCTTTGTGATATAAATCTAACAAGCGAGAAATGAGTCTTGATATAGTGGCATAAGAAATCGACTCGGATTGGACTAAGAGGTCCTGAGTTCAATCATTACTAGTGAGGTTTATCTATCCTTTTATGTCACATTATTTCTTATCCTTATACTTAGGCTATAGGACTCtcttaaaaggaaaaaaaaaaatagccaGTACAAATCATAGGACGACAGCCGGCGTCGCTGTTTACTCCTATCAAAAGGAAGTAAAGATCTTGCAAATTCAAAACTTGGCCGCACTAGTAGCATTCATATAACTTAACATCCATCTTGAGTCGAAAATACTTGAATCCCTCGAGAGCATCGGTCTCGAGCGTGGCGACTCCTCTCGCCATGAAGAAGTCTCCAGTGCCACCGACGATAGAAACATCTCTAGTCTTCGCGTACATTAGGTCCGCACCCATCACATTCAGTGTGCCCTTATACTCAGTCGAGTTGAAGACCAGGGTGTAGGCGATCCACGCATTGTACTCACTCTTCTTGTCGTAGAAGTAAAAGCCTTGCGCCCGGGCCACCTCGGGGGAATGCAGGTTGCGGTCTTGGGTTATCGGGTCATCGAACACCACCAGCCTCCCAAGCTGGAAGTTGCCGAGCTTTGTGTTGTTAGTCGCGGAGGCTGAGGTCGAGTTGTCAACGTCGTCACCGCCTTGGTAGAGGATGTCGTGGTAGAAGAGGACGAACCTCTTGCATGGTTCATTGGGTTTGAGTGATTTCCTGGAGGCCCAGATGGATTGGGACGTGAGAAGCAGGACAAGGAGGATGAGACAGCTCTTCTCTCCGATGTTTCTCATCGTGTTTGAGGACATTGGACAGAAGTTGGTATTATAGTGCTAGGCTTAATTAGCTCGTGCTTGTTGAAGTGTGCTACTTGAGCTTTATATAGGCTGGGGGGTAATACGACCTATTGACAACATTGCattatctttttcttattatattatgcataAAGCATGTGGCCACCAACCACCCATGTTTTGAGCATCTCCTTTGAAAAGTCAATAGAAGGGAGATTTGATGTTATATAGCAAGAGCCACCAACCATGCTTCTAAGTAGAGACAAAACTCCTCGTGAAATAAAGGGACAAAACAAAGTCCCAAAAATTGCACTTGAAATCCCTTAAATTCAAGTCGAAGATGAACCGAATAGAATGCCACTCATTAATAGAACCTCCTTTTTATTTGTCGTGGGATTATTTCATAAGTAATATTCTTGTccaaatttattctttttttttttttgcaataaAGGATGCACATATGCCTAGTACAAGGAGAGAAAATAAAGTGAAATAAATGGACATATAAGTTCCATTTGTGAGGAATGAACTCAAGATCTTTTGGTACCGGGTGCCATAGAAAATTTGAGCACCATTGCTTCGAGTAAGTTATCTACTTCTAGGGTATCACAAGTTAagaaattatatgaatttgtGTAAATATCTACTTTttggccaaaaagaaaaattacggTAAATTACCGTCGATGAAATTTCGTGAATTATTAGTAAAATAACTTTTTTCCGTAATGTTTGAGTAAATTACATTAATCAACATGATTGTATAGTTTATGGTGTGTGATATTTCCGTATATTGAATTATAGTGGAGTTACTATGTAATCATTAGTCGTTTTTAGTAATTGCACCATAGAATAGTACTGGTGATATTATTCTCTCGTAGTGCTGGTGTTCTTATTCTCTCCTAAGATTAAAgttaatcttttaattttcttgaaaataacAATGAAAGTAACTAGCAACTTTAGAATTACAGATTTATTATGTAAAAAATGGACATAGCTTTCCAATGATATACACGTAATTGCGCGCGCACAAATTTGTCTTCTTCAGTTTTGAGAAGGAAATTAGTAACTGTAACATACAAAAGATGCATACCAAATACTTTCCTCTTTAAGTCGCAATTTATTTTAGATATTTTAACGTAATTGTAGTTACAAGAGAAGGCTTATTAATTCACAAAGGGGTATGGAAAGGGAGATAAAATTCGCAAGTCCCACTAGGCAAAATCGGACCTGTAATCTGTAGGAGCGTAACGAGCTTTTGTCAAGACACAATATCCCTCTCCATTCCAGGACATACTGAACCTAACAATTGCTTTTTCTATTTGGGACATTTCATTGAtcctaaataaatattattggttcttgctGATGTGACACCTTTTATAATTctctcataaaaataaaattaacaataattttttgtcattgatcgttttaattaattttcggACCCCTCATTTGTACTAGGGACGACATGCCATAGAATGAACAGTCTCCGAGAGGAAAATTTTCTGAACTTCTTGAGATGAAGAGCCCTAAACGGTTCGAATGCATTACCATgaacaaattaaaatgattttgCAATTTCTTATACTTGGAAccataaattttgttgatcGAAGACATAAAGATATTGACAGATATAAAGCTTAGTAGAGACTTATTTAAGAAAAGACTCCAAGGACCCTCTgagccaaaagaaaaagacttcAAGGACCCCAGAATAAAGCAAGGATAAACTATCACTTTAGTTTTCAAATTTGTAAGGAATCATCACTTAagaattcaaataatttttgcCACCACTTAAACTCTTCGCTTCCAATTCCGTCTTTCATTTCTAACCTTCAATTCCTTTAATGGAAAGATGATGTGGACGCTTACGTGGCGCTAATGGCATCaaaaatattatcatttaaAGATATTTCACAAAATGATGTCGTCTAGCgaagattgaaaaaaattattcttttaaaaaatttaaatcaacATTGAGAGGAGGTTGTTAGGGCTCCCCGGCCGGCCACTACCCCCTCAGGGAAGGTCACCAACGGCAGGGATGGTGGCCGGCCAGGGAGCCCCAACCGTTCTACTCTCGATGTTTTATtcaacatttaaaaaaaaaaaagctaaaagAATGCATCGTTTGTATTTTCAtttaggaaataatatttttttatgccATTAGTGCCATATAGCAAGCTTTCCGTCTGAAGTATTGATGGCCGGACAAAGTGTAAGACGGAACCCGAATCGGGGGATCTAAACAGGGGCAAAAATTATTTGGGTCCTTAAGTGGTGGCTCGTTACAAATTTGAAGATCAAAATGATGGTATACTCATAAAGCAATTTTATTgctccataaaaaaaatttgtggaTTTCAAGGGAGGTCTAATGGcataataaataatgaaataaaaatcattataactaataaagggaaaCATATAGTCCCACAACGAATATCGAATCTGAAACATCTTGATTATCGGATGAAGGCATATACTACTGTGCTACACCctctttttcacaattttatttagatatgAGCAAAATTAATCTCCCATTATTCTTTCGAGCTTGTTGtgaccccaaaaaaaaaatggagcttgtttactttgaaattttttttacaaaaatacggaactagaaaatatatatttacctgaaaaaaaaataatcgtCTAATTCCCCAAATTTTAGTAGTTTTCCAATTCTCATACCTTTAATTAGAAAGTTTTCGAACAATTTTATCATGGATATTTAGActttaaatataaatagttattattatctagattttctattaatatagaaatttttttaagaataacTGCACGAGTCTTTTCTTTATATCTTACTCTATACGAAAACTTTGTCGGAATTACATCCGGTATATGGAAATTGAGAGTTGTATATTAAAAAAACTGTTTTCAACAAAACTTTAATTATGGCACACGTCTAGCCCATACAATTTACTTTCTCAATTTCAAACCCAAGAAATGGGTTGAGCTCGAGCTTCTCTTCTTGAATGAATTAAATAGAACCAAATTGACTTTCAAATATGAGCGGATTGAGTTCAAGCAATTGAGCTTAAAAGAGAAACACATACTATCCCCTACAAATGGTGATGCATAactattttcaattttcgttTCTATCTATTTAATTCCctcatttttctctttccttacttcttccttcctctctAATGGTAAGACGCTATTTTTTGCTAATGCACCAGATTTTTTGTCTGAGGGAATACCTAGGGAGAACGATATTCGCCATGATTCCCTCtccatttctttgttttctacCCCCTTGTCCATTATGGGacagaataatatatattagactTAAATAAAAGATTTACACTATGTCAGTCCATTTAAGTGAGCAGGATTCAATTTATTTGTAGTGTAGAAGTTCGAAACCCATCAAAAGAATTTAGTGTCTAGTGGTTACAGTCAATCCAAATTctgaataaaaattaacttgaattATTTCGTCAATGACACCCCTTGATATTcccgaaaataaaaatcttactTTCAATCAGCAAAGGGAAATATCATTAACGATTTGTCATCTTTGAAGTACTTTACAAACCAATAATggctttcttttatttattacttgGATGATTAAAAAAGAGTAATGGCCTTTAGAATAAAAATAACGGTGAAACTGAAAGGGAGTTCTAATCagtaactatatatatactagtctTTAGAAAAACACTATATTGAGTTATTAGTCATGAAATATTCTTTTACTCGGAGGCATCTATCGGTACTGATGGCAACATTAAGTTCTtatatttgaatatatataaaattaagaaatattgAATTGATGTAATGTAATTACAAAAAGATGAGAGTGATGCGAAtaccatcaccatcatcatcaatcAAAAGGGGGTTCAAATTAATTAGGATTGAACTTTCTCATTTGTGGAAGTCTAGGTCAGTACGTTGTCCAAATTGTATCACCGAAATTACACAGAAAGAGGCAACTCACCAAACCAAGGGTAGCGACAAATGTTATGCAAATGGCACAGGTATCTGggaggaaatatatatatatatatatatatatatatatatatataatatgtatatacatgtgATTATTGATGTGCACTGGTCCATTCTGATCAACGGCAACAAAGAATAATCCTTTTGGTTTTATATGAAGAAAAGAACACAGAGACTCCGAAATTCAGAGAACAcctccgtttggttttacaatcgtgttattaaaattttaactttaactctactcactacacaaaaaaatcaataacacaattattactttttcctttttctttaattttttaaccattcaatttaattttaaattttaaattctctcaactatccattactttttccacaattcaacagcacaatcattattttttctcaactattcattactttttctcataattcaataacacaatcattacaacccaattaaaatcaaaactcaactctacttaactctaaaaccaaacatgcATCCAAATCAAATTCGCATGAGTCATTACTCGATTCAAATCCGATCCCTGGCTCAGCGAAAGTCAAAGTATTATGAATCCATATCCAAATCCAAAGGATTTATGAACTTTTATTGATATCATGATTTAATAGATTGAGCAAGTTCATAGAAAATTTTCAGATGACATGATGATTTTGTTAAATTTTCACCAGCCTTATCGATGGATGTATTTATGCAACTCTAATAACTTAATCTGATAGGTGACAAAActcaattattttatatattcttttcaGATGTGAAGTTTTCAATATCAACTCCTAATATCCGCAGTGAGAAACTGGGgtctttttcacttttcactTTAGGTCACAGAGTTTGAACTTTCAAACCATGGTTTAAGATGATGACATCAAAGAAGAATGTTTTGAAGAAGTAGCTTGTTTCAGGTTGAATTCCATGATCGAATTTACTGTGATTTTAAAACTACCCCAATGGTTTAAAATACggagtgatttatttatttattcaatatTGAGAGGGGGTAATGATTCTTCCTTTAATCTTTTTGCTAGAGGTAACCTAACAAATTCTTATCTATCTCTAAACTATTGGAGCAAAcacaaacaaaatagaaaggtTTATCTCTAATTAAGCTCTTCCACCGAGTTCGTGTAGACAAGTGTCCCTAgtctttcttatttatttgtgtATAACGAAAGAAGGTGGAAATTAGATGGACCAGGATTATTAACGCCATCTTTATTCAttctaaatttaattattagaattttgtaaaatgtaaaACAAGAGTAAGTGAATGTGAATTTCGAGACAATAAGAAAACTTTTGAAGATGGTGATTTATAAGAAGAATTTGACCAAAATTTGAATGACGACGAACAAAAGGAGCTTAACTTTTAAGCCTCACCTACCATAAAGTACAAATTGCATGGTCTCTCATAAATGGGAGACTTCGAGGAGGATAAATATTACATGATCATGGTCGCTAAAATCCACATCCCACCTACCTCCACCAATATGCCCTGCCAGGCTTGACCATTGGTATGGGACGATGTTCATTATTGAGATCTAACTTTCAAGTTTtcattttcccaaaaaaagaaaatgtgtaTACTAATCCTCCTAATAATCAAGTCTTTCTAATTCAAAATCCCACTCATAATGGTATAAATTGTAATTTACATAATATTCTAGAATTATTCAATAAATGTGAATAAAATtatacacttttttttccatgttatTACAAGAACCTCATCACTCTTGTAACAAAATAGAGAATGTGAAATGAGAGGTatggaaattttcattagCTGGAATTGAActtaaaatttctttattaCAATTGAAGCATATATATGACAATAATAAATTACCTTCTAAGAAATCaagcaaaaaatttaaaaaggtaTGCATTTAGTTgagattttattaattaatgagaaTGTTTGTGGTATTAAAAATCCGTCCGTCATTTTCCTTGTTAATGCCTGAGCTCCCTCTTGACAGTGGCCTCAAGTGACAAGACTATCTCTTACCCTTAGTTGGATAGAAAGAAACCAAAGGAAATGTAAGGGAAATTGGGAGGAAAGTCTTCTAAAGTCACAGAGAATATCgtataaaattttagattttattcCTTCCCCTTCTCGCTTCTCTTTCTATCCAAACAAACCATAAGTCTCTTAACCTCATAATTAACtattataaaatatgtaaCAAATATAGAGTATACTAGTGAATGACGTACCCGCATTGCGCACGACAAACAGAAAACAGGATTAATTAAAGTAAGGCATATGGTAAAAGGAAAGAAACTATATCTAATTCATGAAATGTAATATCTCTAACAAATTGAAAGTAATGAGTATGAGTATCTCAATAGATCATCAAGACGACACATGAATCTTACTGCCAGGCCTTTCGATGGATATGTGCG is a genomic window containing:
- the LOC116202461 gene encoding dirigent protein 5-like; its protein translation is MSSNTMRNIGEKSCLILLVLLLTSQSIWASRKSLKPNEPCKRFVLFYHDILYQGGDDVDNSTSASATNNTKLGNFQLGRLVVFDDPITQDRNLHSPEVARAQGFYFYDKKSEYNAWIAYTLVFNSTEYKGTLNVMGADLMYAKTRDVSIVGGTGDFFMARGVATLETDALEGFKYFRLKMDVKLYECY